In one Staphylococcus lutrae genomic region, the following are encoded:
- the rsmH gene encoding 16S rRNA (cytosine(1402)-N(4))-methyltransferase RsmH: MFHHISVLLKETVDQLNIKKDGIYVDCTLGGAGHSQYLLNQLSDEGRLIAIDQDMTAIHHAKEKLQRDLHKVVFVHDNFRNLAQILTELNVGKVDGILYDLGVSSPQLDVPERGFSYQHDARLDMRMDQSQSLSAYEVVNTWSYEALVKIFFRYGEEKFSKQIARKIEARRQQQPIETTFELVECIKEGIPAKARRKGGHPAKRVFQAIRIAVNDELSAFEDSLEQAIENVKVNGRISVITFHSLEDRLCKQIFQEYEKGPEIPRGLPVIPEAYTPKLKRVNRKPIIADEADLEENNRARSAKLRVAEILK; this comes from the coding sequence GTGTTCCATCACATTAGCGTGTTATTAAAAGAAACAGTGGATCAACTGAATATTAAGAAAGATGGCATCTATGTGGATTGTACGCTAGGCGGTGCAGGACATTCGCAATATCTTTTAAACCAATTATCAGATGAAGGGCGATTGATCGCAATTGATCAAGACATGACAGCGATTCATCATGCGAAAGAAAAATTACAGCGAGATTTACATAAAGTTGTGTTTGTACATGACAATTTTAGAAACTTGGCACAAATTTTAACAGAATTAAATGTAGGGAAAGTGGATGGCATTCTTTATGACTTAGGGGTTTCAAGCCCTCAACTCGATGTGCCTGAACGAGGATTTAGTTACCAACATGATGCGAGGTTGGATATGAGAATGGATCAGTCTCAATCCTTATCTGCATATGAAGTCGTTAATACATGGTCTTATGAAGCATTAGTGAAAATCTTTTTTCGATATGGCGAAGAAAAATTTTCTAAACAAATTGCTCGTAAAATTGAAGCTCGACGACAACAGCAACCAATCGAAACAACATTTGAATTAGTTGAATGTATTAAAGAAGGTATCCCGGCGAAAGCAAGACGCAAAGGGGGGCATCCAGCGAAGCGTGTTTTTCAGGCGATTCGTATAGCAGTGAATGATGAACTTTCAGCTTTTGAAGACTCGCTCGAACAAGCGATTGAAAATGTGAAAGTGAATGGTCGAATCTCTGTGATTACATTTCATTCGTTAGAAGACCGCTTGTGTAAGCAAATATTTCAAGAATATGAAAAAGGTCCTGAAATACCGAGAGGGTTACCTGTTATTCCTGAAGCGTATACACCTAAATTAAAACGTGTAAACCGAAAACCAATCATTGCTGACGAAGCAGACTTGGAAGAAAACAATCGTGCGAGAAGTGCCAAACTTCGAGTGGCTGAAATTTTAAAATAG
- the ftsL gene encoding cell division protein FtsL codes for MAVERVYEPYQHRPQVKPRKKQATQKQGVKKQVVVRLTRFEKMLYITLVTLIVVISIYMLSLKMDAYDTRGKIADLDQKIEKQSSQNSALKSETMENASYQRIYKKAQAQGMRLQNNNVKVVRKDGEAKN; via the coding sequence ATGGCTGTAGAAAGAGTTTACGAACCGTATCAACATCGACCGCAAGTTAAACCACGGAAAAAACAAGCGACGCAAAAACAAGGTGTCAAAAAGCAAGTTGTCGTGAGATTAACACGATTTGAAAAAATGCTATACATAACATTAGTAACACTCATTGTTGTGATTAGTATTTATATGCTATCTTTAAAAATGGATGCATATGATACAAGAGGGAAAATTGCAGATTTAGATCAAAAAATCGAAAAGCAATCAAGTCAAAACAGCGCATTAAAATCTGAGACAATGGAAAATGCTTCATATCAACGAATTTATAAAAAAGCTCAGGCGCAAGGTATGCGTTTACAGAACAACAATGTAAAGGTAGTGCGTAAAGATGGCGAAGCGAAAAATTAA
- a CDS encoding penicillin-binding protein: MAKRKIKIKKNKLGAVLLMGVFGLLFFLLVLRYGFVMLTGHSSGENLIAKANEKYLSHLDQDAERGKIYDRNGKVLAEDVDRFRLAAVIDPQASKDSKKPRHVVDKKKTAKALSKIIDMPEEDIEKRLNTKKAFQVEFGKAGKNLTYNDKEKIEKADLPGITLYPEVKRFYPNGKFASHLIGIAQKDPDTGKLKGALGVEKIFDSYLTGKDGHATFTKDIWGYIIPNSRNEVAPQRGDDVHLTIDSNIQVFVEEALDKMVEHYEPKDLFAVVMDAKTGEILAYSQRPTFNPETGEDFGKKWANDLYQNTYEPGSTFKSFGLAAAIQEGEFKPERKYQSGYRDIQGSRIYDWNKKGWGEITMGLGFTYSSNTLMMRLQDLVGADKMKSWYEKFGFGKSTGSLFDGEQKGNIAWENELMQKTSAFGQSTTVTPAQMLQAQSAFFNEGEMLRPYFIQSVMNPVSHQTFYEGKKEVVGKPITSDTAKKVDKQLDEVVNSEDSHAKNYRVEGYRIGGKTGTAQVADPENGGYVKGPNPYFVSFMGHAPSNNPRIVVYAGMSLAQKNDQEAYEMGVSKAFNPIMKNTLQYLNVGDNEVDGSKTKISDVPDVENHTVQRAVDEIKGKKLDPVVIGNGKKVVSQTPSSESQLLPNSHILLLTDGDWTMPDMRGWTRDDLVAFESLTNIKIEVKGNGFVKSQSITAQSLVDKNSKIEVTLDSEKTE, translated from the coding sequence ATGGCGAAGCGAAAAATTAAAATTAAAAAAAATAAGCTAGGAGCAGTCCTCCTGATGGGTGTTTTCGGGCTGCTCTTTTTTCTATTGGTTTTAAGGTATGGTTTTGTGATGCTTACGGGACATTCTTCTGGGGAAAACTTAATCGCCAAAGCAAATGAGAAATATTTGTCTCATTTAGACCAAGATGCAGAACGTGGTAAAATATACGATCGCAACGGTAAAGTGTTAGCTGAAGATGTTGATCGTTTTCGATTAGCAGCAGTCATTGACCCTCAAGCAAGTAAAGATTCAAAGAAACCTCGACATGTTGTAGATAAGAAGAAAACAGCTAAAGCACTTTCGAAAATTATAGATATGCCTGAAGAAGATATTGAAAAACGATTAAACACAAAAAAAGCATTCCAAGTTGAATTTGGTAAAGCAGGGAAAAATCTCACATACAATGATAAAGAAAAAATTGAAAAAGCGGATTTACCAGGAATTACGCTCTATCCAGAAGTGAAACGTTTTTATCCTAATGGTAAGTTTGCCTCACATCTGATTGGTATTGCCCAAAAGGACCCTGATACAGGTAAACTGAAAGGGGCATTAGGTGTAGAAAAAATATTTGATAGTTATCTCACGGGTAAAGATGGACATGCGACTTTTACGAAAGATATCTGGGGATATATTATTCCGAATTCGCGAAATGAAGTGGCACCTCAACGAGGAGATGATGTTCATTTAACGATTGATTCAAATATTCAAGTGTTCGTGGAAGAAGCCTTGGACAAAATGGTTGAGCATTATGAACCAAAAGATTTATTTGCTGTCGTTATGGATGCGAAAACAGGTGAGATTTTAGCTTACAGTCAACGCCCAACATTTAACCCGGAAACAGGAGAAGACTTTGGTAAAAAATGGGCGAATGATTTATATCAAAATACGTATGAACCTGGATCGACATTTAAAAGTTTTGGCTTAGCGGCTGCAATTCAAGAAGGCGAATTTAAACCTGAACGAAAATATCAATCAGGTTATCGTGATATTCAAGGTTCTAGAATATATGACTGGAACAAAAAAGGTTGGGGAGAAATCACCATGGGATTAGGGTTTACTTATTCCTCTAATACATTGATGATGAGACTTCAAGATCTTGTTGGTGCGGATAAAATGAAATCGTGGTATGAAAAGTTTGGATTTGGTAAGTCAACAGGTAGTTTGTTTGATGGTGAACAAAAAGGTAATATTGCATGGGAAAATGAACTGATGCAAAAAACATCTGCTTTTGGTCAATCCACAACTGTCACGCCTGCGCAAATGTTACAAGCCCAGTCAGCTTTTTTCAATGAAGGAGAAATGTTGCGTCCATATTTCATACAATCTGTGATGAACCCGGTGTCTCATCAAACTTTTTATGAAGGCAAAAAAGAAGTTGTAGGCAAACCTATTACGAGTGACACAGCCAAAAAAGTGGATAAACAATTGGATGAAGTTGTTAATAGTGAAGACAGTCATGCTAAAAACTACCGAGTCGAGGGTTATCGTATCGGTGGTAAAACAGGTACAGCACAAGTTGCAGACCCTGAGAATGGGGGGTACGTTAAAGGACCTAACCCTTATTTTGTAAGTTTTATGGGACATGCACCAAGTAACAATCCACGTATCGTTGTTTATGCAGGGATGAGCTTAGCGCAAAAAAATGATCAAGAAGCGTATGAAATGGGTGTGAGCAAAGCCTTTAATCCAATTATGAAAAACACTTTACAATATTTAAATGTTGGTGATAATGAAGTAGATGGTAGCAAAACTAAAATTAGTGATGTACCGGATGTTGAAAATCACACTGTACAACGTGCAGTTGATGAAATTAAAGGTAAAAAGTTAGACCCTGTTGTTATCGGTAATGGTAAAAAAGTCGTGAGTCAAACGCCATCATCAGAGTCGCAATTATTACCGAATAGCCACATTTTATTGTTAACAGATGGTGATTGGACGATGCCTGATATGCGAGGTTGGACAAGAGATGATTTAGTTGCTTTTGAATCATTAACCAACATTAAAATTGAAGTAAAAGGAAATGGCTTCGTGAAATCACAATCTATTACAGCACAGTCGCTGGTTGATAAAAATAGTAAAATAGAAGTCACACTTGATTCTGAGAAGACCGAGTAA
- the mraY gene encoding phospho-N-acetylmuramoyl-pentapeptide-transferase, whose translation MGFISAIIAFVITAVLVPILIPTLKRMKFGQSIREEGPQSHMKKTGTPTMGGLTFLIGAIMTTVIASLFVEPASPLLLLLFVTIGFGLIGFIDDYIIVVKKNNQGLTSKQKLSAQIAIAVIFFIVAKGFNAFDFSTDLHLPFTDVSIPLSWGYVIFIIFWQVGFSNAVNLTDGLDGLATGLSIIGFTMYAIMSFVLEQPAIGIFCIIMVAALAGFLPYNINPAKVFMGDTGSLALGGIFATVSMMLNQELTLLLVGFVFVLETLSVMIQVTSFKLTGKRVFKMSPLHHHFELIGWSEWKVVIVFWSVGLITGLIGLWMGVS comes from the coding sequence ATGGGGTTTATTAGCGCAATTATCGCATTCGTCATTACTGCAGTTTTAGTGCCGATTTTAATTCCAACGTTAAAAAGGATGAAATTTGGCCAAAGTATTCGAGAAGAAGGTCCACAAAGTCATATGAAGAAAACGGGAACACCTACAATGGGGGGCTTAACTTTTTTAATTGGTGCAATCATGACAACAGTGATTGCCAGTCTATTTGTAGAACCAGCCAGTCCATTGTTGTTACTTCTGTTTGTAACCATTGGCTTTGGTTTAATTGGTTTTATTGATGACTACATTATTGTCGTGAAGAAAAATAACCAAGGGCTAACAAGTAAGCAAAAACTTTCAGCTCAAATTGCGATTGCCGTGATCTTCTTTATCGTTGCAAAAGGATTTAATGCATTCGATTTTTCGACAGATCTTCACTTACCGTTTACAGATGTTAGCATTCCATTATCATGGGGTTACGTGATTTTTATTATTTTTTGGCAAGTGGGCTTTTCTAATGCAGTCAATTTAACAGATGGGTTAGATGGTCTTGCAACAGGATTATCTATCATTGGATTTACGATGTACGCCATTATGAGTTTCGTGCTTGAACAACCGGCCATTGGCATATTTTGTATTATTATGGTGGCTGCACTTGCGGGCTTCCTCCCATACAATATTAATCCTGCCAAAGTGTTTATGGGAGATACAGGAAGTTTAGCCTTAGGAGGGATTTTTGCGACTGTTTCAATGATGCTGAACCAAGAACTCACATTGCTATTGGTTGGCTTTGTATTTGTCTTAGAAACGTTGTCAGTGATGATTCAAGTGACTTCATTCAAATTGACAGGGAAGCGTGTGTTCAAAATGAGTCCTTTGCATCATCACTTTGAACTCATTGGCTGGAGTGAGTGGAAAGTTGTCATTGTATTTTGGTCTGTTGGTTTGATTACAGGATTGATTGGTTTATGGATGGGAGTGAGTTAA